The nucleotide sequence GGCGGCCTGCGCAGCGGAGGGGACGGACCTGCTGTCCGGCCCGGCCGAGACCGGTGTGGAGGTCGTGGCCACGGTCGAGCTCACCGCCCTGGAGGCCGCCTCCGTGCGCTTCGAGCTCACCGAGATCGGCCGCTCCGTGATCACCTCGCCGATCTCCCAGATCGAGGGAGAGCTGTGGCGCTGGCGGGTCCACGTCCACGTGGATGATCGGCAGGCCGCCCTGGATGTCCTGTGCGCCCACGGCACGCCGCGCAATGTGGCCGTCACCGGGCTGGACCCGGAGGGCTCGGGGCGTCAGAGCCGCGTCAACCCCTCGGATCTGGACTGATGAGCCCCCGGAAGGGGAGCCGGGGCTCGGCATCCGGACCGGAGGCCCCAGCGTCGTCCGTGGACCGCGGGGATCTGGACCGCTCGCTGGCCGAGGTCCTCGGGGCCAGCTCGGCGAAGGCCTTCGAGAAGCACCTGGGCATCGTCTCGATCGGGCAGCTGCTCGAGCACTTCCCGCGCCGGCTGGTGCCCCGCGGGGAGCTGACGTCCTTCAGCGAGCTGCGCCTGGATGAGCACGCCACGCTCGTGGCCGAGGTGCTGCGCGTGTCCACCCGGCGGATGCGCTCGCGCAGCGGCTCGATCACCGAGGTCGTGATCACCGATCGCTCCTCGGACTCCGGGCCGGATCTGCTCGCGGAGTCCACCGGGGCCACCATGACGCTGAGCTTCTTCAACGCCTGGACCGCCTCGCGCGACCTCACCAGCGGGACCCACGCGCTGTTCTCGGGCAAGGTCTCGCAGTATCGCGGCGAGCTGACGATGGCCAACCCGCACTATGCGCCGCTGGATCCCGACGACGACGTCGATGCCGCCGACGCGTTGGACAGCGCTGGTCGCCCCGTGCCGGTGTACCCGGCCGTCGCCAAGCTCACAAGCGATCGGATCGCTCAGGCCGTGCAGCTGTGCCTGGCCGCCGTGGACTGGTCCACCGTCCCGGATCCGCTGCCGCTCGAGGTCGCCCGGGAGCACCGATACTCGGATCTGGCCAGCGCCTATCAGGCCATGCACCGTCCGGCGGATGAGCAGGAGTGGCACCGCGCCAAGGCCCGCTTCCGCCACACCGAGGCGCTCGTGCTCCAGGCTGCGCTGCTGCGTCGGCGCCAGGCGGTCGCCCAGCGCCGCGCTCCGGAGCTCACCGGCGCGGAGGGCGTGCTGCAGGAGGGCTTCGCACGACGGCTGGGCTTCGAGCTGACCGCCTCGCAGCAGGAGGTCGGGCAGCAGATCGCCGCGGATCTGGGGCAGGTCCACCCCATGAACCGGCTGCTGCAGGGCGATGTGGGCTCCGGCAAGACCGTCGTGGCGCTGCGGGCCATGCTGCAGGCTGTGGACTCCGGGGCGCAGGCCGCACTGCTCGCGCCCACCGAGGTCCTGGCCGCCCAGCACCACGCCTCGATCGTGCGCGCACTGGGGCCGCTGGGTGCGGCCGGGACGCTGGAGGGCGATCCGCAGGGAACCCGTGTGGTGCTGCTGACCGGCTCCATGCCCGCCGCCGCGCGCAAGCAGGCGCTGCTCGAGATCGTCACCGGCGAGGCCGGGATCGTGATCGGCACCCACGCGCTGCTCTCGGAGACGGTGCAGTTCCTGCGCCTGGGCCTGGTGGTGGTCGATGAGCAGCATCGTTTCGGCGTGCAGCAGCGCGACCGCCTGCGCGAGACCGGCGCCGACGAGGTCCCGCACCTTCTCGTCATGACGGCCACGCCCATCCCGCGCACCGTGGCCATGACGGTCTTCGGCGACCTCGACGTCTCGGTGCTCGAAGGGCTGCCCGCGGGACGCCAGCCGATCGACACGCACGTGGTCGGGCTGCTCGAGCACCCGGCCTGGGAGCGGCGGATCATGGCCCGGGCCGCAGAGGAGATCGCCGCAGGACGGCAGGTCTACATGGTCGCGCCCAAGATCGGGGCGGACGACGAGGTCCCGCCGTTCTCCCTGGCCGGCTCGGCCGCCGATGAGAAGGCCGCCGAGGCCATGGTCTCGACCACCTGGCTCGAGCTGCTCGTGCAGCGGGCGCCCGAGCTGGAGCAGGCGAGGGTCGCGGTGCTGCACGGGCGCCTGGACGCCGCGCAGAAGACCGAGACCATGGAGGCCTTCGCCGCCGGGGAGATCGATCTGCTGATCTGCACCACCGTGGTCGAGGTCGGCGTCGACGTCCCCAATGCCACGCTCATGGTGATCGTGGACGCCGATCGCTTCGGCATCTCCCAGCTGCACCAGCTGCGCGGGCGGATCGGTCGCGGGGCGCACCGCTCCACCTGCCTGCTGGTCACCCGCCGCGATCCCGAGCATCCCTCGCGGGAGCGGATCGCGGCCGTGGCGGCCACGACCGACGGCTTCGAGCTCGCCCAGGCCGATCTGGCTCAGCGCCGCGAGGGCGACATCCTGGGCGATGCCCAGTCCGGCGGGCGCTCCACCCTGCGGCTGCTGCGCGCCGTCGATGACGCCGGCGTCATCGAGCGCGCCCGCCGCGAGGCCCAGGCCGTGCTGACGGCCGATCCCGGGCTCGAGCAGCACCCGCAGCTGCTCGCGGCCATCCGCGCCGCGCTCGACGAGGACACCGAGAAGTACCTGGAGAGGGGCTGATCCGCTCGTGACCCGCATCATCGCCGGAGCGGCCGGCGGCACCCGACTGGCCTCCGTGCCCGGCACCGGTACCCGGCCCACGACCGATCGTGTCAAGGAGTCGCTGTTCTCCCGCCTGGACGCCTGGGGCATGCTCGACGACGCCCGCGTCCTGGACCTCTTCGCCGGCTCCGGGGCCCTGGGCTGCGAGTGCGCCAGCCGCGGCGCGCGCGAGGTCGTGCTCGTGGAGAAGCATCCGCGGGCCGTCTCGGTGTGCAGGGTCAATGCCGAGACGGTCAATCGTGCCCTCGGCTCGCAGCGGGTGCGCTGCGAGCGCGGCTCCGTGCACGGATACGCCTCGGCCCACGAGGGTCCCTGGGATCTCGTGCTCGCAGATCCGCCCTACCCGCTGGGGGAGGCCGAGCTGAGCGAGGTGCTGTCCCTGCTGAGCGGCAAGCTCGGCCCCGGCGGCGTCGTGGTGATCGAGCGATCCTCGCGCAGCCCGGAGCCCGCCTGGCCCCAGGGCCTGCGTCGGCTCGAGAGCAGCAGGCACGGCGAGACCATGCTCTGGTTCGCCGAGGCCGACGACCCCTCCTGACTCGCTCGTCGCCCGAGCGGATCCGGGGTGCGGGCGGGGACGTCGACGCCGGCATCATCTGAAGTTCACCTGGCACGCCGCGGCCCCCCGCTCCGGGGAGGAAGCGGATAGCTAGTCTGCTGGTATGGGTTGCCGTCCGTGCGGCCCGCACTGCGGAACGGCGTGCGTTGGGCACGCACACGAGACCGAGGAGCACGCACCGGATGCGCATCACTGTTCTGGGGACCGGATACCTGGGCGCCACGCACGCGGCGTCGCTGGCGGAGATGGGCTACGAGGTGCTGGGGGTGGACATCGACCCGGCCAAGCTCGAGTCGCTGTCGGCCGGCGTCCTGCCCTTCCACGAGCCGGAGCTGCCGCAGCTGCTGCGCAAGCACGTCGAGTCCGGGCGCCTGCGCTTCACCTCCGACTACGAGGAGGCCGGGGCCTTCGGGGACGTGCACTTCATCGGGGTGGGCACCCCGCAGCGCCCCGGAGCATTCGCCGCGGACATGAGCTTCGTGGATTCCGCCGTGGAGCAGATCTCCCGGCACCTGACCCGCGATGCCGTGATCGCAGGCAAGTCCACCGTCCCGGTGGGCACCGCCCGGAGGCTGCGCGAGCTGGCGCGCGAGAACGCTCCGGAGGGGATCGAGGTGGACCTGGTGTGGAACCCCGAGTTCCTGCGCGAGGGCCACTCGGTCGAGGACACGCTGCACCCCGATCGCATGGTCATCGGCCTGCCCGGCCACGGCAGCGCGGATCCGCAGGAGCGCGAGCAGGCCCAGCGCCTGGAGTCGCTCATGCGCGAGGTCTACGCCCCGCAGCTGGCGGAGGGCATCCCGCTGATCGTCACCGACTACGAGACCTCGGAGCTCGTGAAGGTCGCGGCGAACTCGTTCCTGGCCACCAAGATCAGCTTCATCAACTCGCTGTCCGAGCTCACCGAGGCCGTGGGCGGAGACATCCGCACGCTGGCCGATGCGATCGGGATGGACGAGCGGATCGGGCGCAAGTTCCTCAACGCCGGTGTGGGCTTCGGCGGCGGATGCCTCCCCAAGGACATCCGCGCCCTGCGCGCCCGGGCCTCCGAGCTCGGGCTGGATCAGTCCGTGCGCTTCCTGGCCGAGGTCGACGACATCAACACCCGACGCCGCGAGCACACGGTCGGGGTCATCACCGACATGCTCGACGGCTCCGTCATGGGCCGGGAGATCGCCGTGCTCGGCGCCGCCTTCAAGCCCGAGTCCGACGACGTCCGCGACTCGCCGGCCCTGGACATCGCCGCGCGCCTGCACTCGATCGGCGCCGACGTCCACGTCTACGACCCCAAGGCCAATGAGAACGCCGCCAAGCGCTACCCGCGTGTGGACTACGCGAGCTCGCTGATCCAGGCGGTGGCCCGTGCCGAGGTGGTCGTGCTGCTCACCGAGTGGGATGAGTTCCGGCGGATGACGCCGCAGGACCTGGCTCCGCTGGTGCGGCGCCGCCAGATCCTCGACGGGCGCAACGTGCTCGATCCGCAGCAGTGGATCGATGCGGACTGGACCTACCGCGCGCTGGGGCGCAAGGGCTGAGCCTCAGCGCAGGGCTGCGGCCAGCCGGTCCATGCCCTCCTGGAGCGTGGACTCCCGCTTGCATGCGGCCACTCGCATCCAACCCGCGTAGAGCTCCTGGTTCTCCGGGGCTGCGAAGGCCGACAGTGGCAGCAGGGCGAGCCCGGCCCGCTCGATCAGCGCGCGCGACATCTCAGCCGACGTCGTGGCGCCGTAGCGGTCGAACAGCGGCGAGAAGTCGGCCACCACGTAGTAGGAACCGGACGGCTGGGCGACCTGCAGCCCCAGATCCCGCAGCGCCTGCCCGACCAGTGCGCTGCGCTGCGCCTGCTCGGCGGCCAGCGTCTGTCCCCAGGTCTGCAGGTCGCGCAGGCCTGCCGCCACGGCCTTCTGCAGGGGAGCGGCCGCGGAGTGGCTCAGGTAGGTCTTCACGGCGCTGACCCCGCTCATCAGATCGGCCGGCCCGCTCACCCAGCCGATCCGCCAGCCCGTGACCTGCAGGGACTTGGAGGCCGAGGACACCACGAGCGTGCGCTCGCGGACCTGCTGGGCCAGCGGCTCCTCGAGCAGGGACGAGCGGGCGCCGGCGGCCAGGCTCACGTGATCGCCGTCGTAGCGCAGGTGCTCGTAGACCTCGTCGGTGAGGATCACGGCGTCGTGTTCGAGCGCCAGGCGTCCGATCTCGGCGGCGGTCTGCGGGCTGAGCACCGTGCCGGTGGGGTTGTGGGGGTCGTTGACGAGCACGACGGCGGTGCGCTCGCTGAAGGCCGCGCGCAGCTCGTCGGGATCCACCGTGAAGTGCGGGGGCCGCAGCGCCACGGGGCGCAGGACGCCCCCGGCGAAGGCCACGATCGCGGCGTACAGGTCGTAGTGCGGCTCGAGCACCACCACCTCGTCGCCCGGGCGCAGGATCGACAGCAGCGAGGCGGCCAGGGCCTCAGCGGCGCCGGCCGTGACGACCACCTGGGTATGGGGGTCGAGCTCGCGGGACTGCGTGGCGAGCTGCTGGGCCGCGATCGCCTCGCGCAGTTCGGGCAGCCCGCGCTCGGGCGAGTACTGGTTGAGCCCCGAGCGCAGGGCCTCCGCCGCGGCCTCGATCATGGCGGTGGGGCCGTCGGCGTCCGGGAAGCCCTGACCCAGGTTCACGGCGCCGTGGGCGCGGGCCAGGACGGAGGTCTCGTCGAAGATCGTGGAGCGCAGCGCCCCGGAGTCCTGCATGAGACCCGCACCGCGTGCCAGGTCGTGCCAGGGGAGGTCGGGGGAGTCGGTCTGCGGAAGGCTCATGGGCTCGAGTCTAGGGAGGCGGCCGCCGCGATAGCGTGTCCGGCATGACTGAGAACCCTGCACCCGCGACGGCCGCGCCCGAGCAGACTCCGAGCAGTGGGCGCCGAGCCGTCTGCGTCGGGTCCTTCGACCCGATCCACCTGGGCCACGTGGGCATCATCGAACGCGCCGCGCGGCTGTTCGACGAGGTGATCGTGGCGGTGGCGGACAACCCGAACAAGACCCATCGCTTCCCAATCGGGCAGCGCGTGCAGCTGGTGGAGCAGTCGCTGGGCTCGTCGTCGGGGCGGGTGACGGTCGAGCCGCTGGGAGGCGGGCTGCTGGCGCAGTACGTGACGGGCCGCGGCGCCGTGGCGGTCGTGAAGGGCCTGCGCTCTGGGCAGGACTTCGACTACGAGCTGCCCATGGCCGGGATGAACCGCAGCCTCACGCGCATGGAGACGGTGTTCCTGGCCGCTGCGCCGGAGCTCGCGCACGTGTCGTCGTCGCTCGTGAAGGAGGTCCACGGCTTCGGAGGGGACGTCTCCGCGTTCGTGACGCCAGAGGTGCTGGCCGCCCTGGACGGGACCCGCGACGCCATCGGTTGAGCATCCTCGTCCTGCCGTCTAGAATGACGTGCTGGCATTGAACCCACAGGAGATCATCATCAGTCGAGACAACGTTTCACCGCTGGCGCTGGACGTCAGGGACCTGGAACACCGTCCCGGGACGATGCGTCTCTTCCAGGAGACCTTGCCTGCGCCGAAGGATTTCGGCAATGCGATCATCGGGGCCCCTGAGGGCTCCGACATGGCAGCCGACCTGAGGCTGGAATCCGTCGTGGACGGTATCCTGGTCTCCGGCATGGTGACAGCCCGCCTTCACGGCGAGTGCAGTCGGTGCCTCGATCCGGTCGAAGAGGACATGACCGTAGAGGTGCAGGAGCTCTTCCTGTTCGACGCCCCTTCCGAGACTCCGGAAGAGGACGACGACGCCGACGAGATGTACACCGTCCAGGACGATCACATCGATCTGGAGCCGATGCTCCGGGACGCAGCGATCACCAAGCTGCCGTTCCAGCCAGTGTGTCGGGAGGACTGCCCCGGTCTGTGCGCCCAGTGCGGCGCGCGGCTGGAGGACGACCCCGATCATGTACATGAAGTGCTCGACCCCCGCTGGAGCGCCCTCGCAGGCCTGCTCGAGCAGGGGGACGAGTCCCCGAGAGAAGAGAGATAGCAGTGGCTGTTCCGAAGAGGAAGCTCTCGCGAGCCAACACGCACGCCCGTCGTTCGCAGTGGAAGGCGAAGGCCCCCAAGCTGGTCCGCACCGTGGAGAACGGCAAGACCGTGTACTCCCTGCCGCACCAGGCCAAGCTGGTCACCGACTCCGCCGGCACCGCCCTGTACTACGAGTACAAGGGCCGCAAGGTGGCGGACGCCTGAGTTGGCGTCTGATCATCAGGATCTTCTGCAGCGTCTCGGCGTCGATATCGACGCCGAGACGCTGCTCATTGCGCTGACGCATCGCTCGTACGCCTACGAGCATGCCGGTCAGAAGCACAACGAGCGCCTCGAGTTCCTGGGCGACTCCGTGCTGGGGCTGACGGTCACCGACGAGATCTTCACGCGCTACCCCGAGCGCAGCGAGGGCGACCTCGCCAAGATCCGTGCCTCCGTGGTCTCCACGCGCACCCTGGCGCAGCTGGCGCGCGAGCGCGGGCTGGGGGAGTTCATCCGCCTGGGCCGCGGCGAGATCCGCACCGACGGGCACGACAAGTCCTCGATCCTGGCCGACACCATGGAGGCCGTGATCGGTGCGCTGTACCTGTCGCAGGGCCTGGATGCCGCGCGGGCCTTCGTGCTGCGGATGATCGTGCCGCTGCTCGAGGACGACTTCGTGATCCGCGAGGGCCGCGATTGGAAGACCGAGATCCAGGAACTCGCGGCCATGCGGGGGATGGGCGCGGTGACCTACGAGGTCGAGGGCACGGGCCCGGACCACAACCGCTCCTTCACGGCCTCCTGCCTGCTGGGCGGAACCGTGCACGGCACCGGCCCCGGCACCTCCAAGAAGGAGGCCGAGCGCCGGGCGGCGGAGTCCGCCTACTCGGCGATCACCGGCACCACTCGCACCGACGGCCACGGCCGGCCGCTGGCCGACGGGCGCTGAGATGCCCGAGCTGCCCGAGGCCGAGGTCGTGCGCCGCGGCCTCGAGCGCTGGACGGTCGGGCGCCGGGTCGAGACCGTCGAGGTCCTGGACCCGCGCTCCCTGCGCCGCCACATAGGCGGTCCGGGCGACTTCGTGCAGCGGCTGCAGGGCGCGTCCATCCTGGATGCGGTGCGCCGCGGCAAGTTCCTCTGGCTGCCCGTAGCGCTGGCCTCCGGCGACGAGCTCGCGCTGATGATGCACCTGGGGATGTCCGGCCAGGCGCTGATCCAGGGAGATGACCAGCCCGACGAGCGCCACCTCAAGGTCCGCCTGGGGCTCTCCGAGACTCCCGTCGGGCTGCCCGGGCAGCTGCGCTTCGTGGACCAGCGCATCTTCGGCGGCATGTTCCTGGATCCCCTGGAGCCCACCGCCGACGGCCATCCCGGCGGACGGGGCGCCCTGGGACTGCCGCTCATTCCGGAGCACGCCGCGCATATCGCGCGAGATCCGCTGGATCCGGACTTCGACCCCTCGGCGTTCCACGCCGCCCTGCGTCGCCGGAAGACCGGCATCAAGCGGGCTCTGCTGGATCAGGGCCTGATCTCCGGGATCGGCAACATCTACGCCGACGAGGCCCTCTGGTCTGCCCAGCTGCACTACGCCCGCCCCACCGAGACCATGACGCGTCCGGAGACGCAGCGCCTGGTCGAGGCCGTGCAGGACGTCATGGCCCGGGCCCTGGAGGCCGGCGGGACGAGCTTCGACTCCCTGTACGTGAACATCAACGGGGAATCCGGCTACTTCTCCCGCTCCCTCAATGCCTACGGCCGCGCCGGTGAGGCGTGCCCGCGCTGCGAGGCCGAGGGCCGCGATGGCGTGATCGTGCGCGAGCAGTTCATGAACCGGTCGTCGTACCGGTGCGCGGTGTGCCAGCGCCGCCCCCGCCGCGCGCGGTACTGAGCTCCCGCCGCCCCGCCCCGCCCGGCGCGCTGAGACCGTACTTCTGCAGCCCATCAGCCCTGATCGGCCGCACGAGTGCGGCACCGACGCTGGCGAGGACACCTTTCCCGCTGAGGCCGCAGATCCGCAGGTGATCAGCACCGATGGGCTGCGCTAGTGCGGCCTCAGAAATCTGCAGCGCTGCAGCTCACGCAGCGAACCTCGCGTAACGCTGGCGAGCAGACTCGCCTGTCGTTCCGACGAATGAACCGATCGCCTTCCACGACATGCCGGCCCGGCGCGCTGAGCGGATGGCATCGACCACGTGGCGCTCCGCGGCTGACTGCTCGGCGACGGCGGCTCGGAGCTCGTTCATCGCCGCAACGTCGAGTTCTTCGTCAGCTTAGGGCTCATAGCCCTCGAAGCGGGCAGCGAGTTCATCTGCGTGAGCGAGGATCACGTCGACGGTGGGGGGGCATGGTCATCACCTCAGGAACTTGTCGCGGGCTCGCATGGCGTGGACGATCACGACGGTGGCAGAGCCCTGGACCCAGCCGATCTTGAGGATGATCGCGGTCCATTTCGCACCGATCAGCGTGGTGAAGGCGTCTTCGAGATCCCACGCGCGCAACGGATTGCTATACGCGTAGAGGATCTCATCCTCGGTGAGTCCATACTTCAATGGGGACTGGACGATGATCGGATCGTCCATGGATTCCAAGTTACCTTGACGACCCGGAAGTGGAAATGCAGCTGGTGAGCTGATCCGACCAATTCTCGAGGCCACCAACGCAGGCGATAAGCTTCGATGGACTGTGCTGGTGTGTCGTCAGCTGGGGGACTGCGAGCTAGGCCCCTGATCCAGGAGAGTCTGCACAGTTGTTGTGGTGGCCGCCGGGCTGAGCCGAGTCGTATCTATTCCGGTGAAGGTCGTGCAGGGATCCACTCGGCGCTGCGGAATTCAGCCAATCTGCGCCGTCTCCACGATTGGGCAGTGGAGCGCGGCGGTGATCTGGGACCAGTGATCTTCATCCGCGATGGTCTGCGGAACGATCGCCAGGCGCGGACCGTCCCCGGGTAGCTCTCGGACCACTGCAATAACCCTCCCGGCGACGATTCCCGCCATGCGCTCCATTTCTGGAAGTCACACACCGGTGCGACGGGGCGGAGGAAGGGCCGCAGCATCGACCCGACCTCCTCCGGGTCGATCAGGACGGACCCGGGGTGCCTGGTCCGCATCAGCTGCGCGGTCGTGGTCTTTCCCGCGCCGAACGCGTCGTTGGTCCAGAGGATGCGACGGGGGCCGGGTCGTTTGCGCCTCGGGAACCATGCCCAGACCATACATGGAGGCCCTCTCAGAGTAACGGAGCAGTTGCCGGGTGGCTCGATTGTTCGAGAATCTGAGACCCGACGGCTACGATCAGCTCATGCTTCGTCGACTTGATCTGAATGACCGATGGCGATCCCTTGACCAGGGATTCTGGCCCGAAAATGTTCCCTTGGGGCACGCGACAGTCGTATACGGCCACAACGGCAGTGGTAAGTCAACGCTGGCTGAACTACTTCTCAGCCTCGGCGAGGGACAGGCAGCAACCAACGTTGTGTGGGAATGCGACGACCAGCGCGAGCTGAGGGTCTCCTCGGGTGGGAGTGCCCCAACATCAATCGACGTATTCACTCGCGCGTGGGTTAATGAAAATTTGTCAGAATTCTTGGCAGGGGAAAACGCTGACGCGATTGTCACACTCGGTCGCGGGGCCATCAACTCGAAGCAGGAGGAAGAGGGCCTCTTAGCTGAGTTCGAACGGGCACAAGATCTCGTTGGAAAGAGTGAAGAGCAGCGCCGGGAGGCTCAGCAAGAGGTCGACAAACTCGCTCGTCGCGTTCAGAGCCGGATCGTCGAAGAGCTCCGGCGTTTCGACTACAACCACTACACCAAAAACCGCTATTCGGTGAACAAGGTCAGCGAGATGCTCCGTTCGGCGCAAGGCGACTTCCCTGACGACAGCACGCACACCGACGCACTCATCCTGCTCGGCGAGGGCGTGCCTTCGCCCGTCCCGGAAGTTGCGGGTCCACCGGCCGGGCTGGAACGACTGCACGAACTCGGATCTATCCTGTCCCGCACTCCGACGCGCATCGCGATCGAAACTCTTGAGGCCAGCCGTCGTGCTCAGGAGTGGGTGGAACAGGGTCTCTCGCTCCACGAGGCGGAGGAACACTGCCTTTTCTGCGACGGCGTCTTGTCTGTTGAGCGACGAGAGCAACTTGCTCGACATTTCGACGAAAGCTGGTTGCAGATCCGCCACGATGCACAGCAGGTTCTGGATAGAGCAGAGGAGTACAAGAAGAGTTTGTCCGAATGGCTGGACTCGCTGCCCGACCCTTCGGACCTTTCCAGTGATCTACAGGCCGCTTACAACCCGGAAGCAGACCTGGCTAGACGTGAAGTGGAAGCTCGAGTGGCCTGCGTCAAGCAGATCGAGAAGGCGCTTATCTCGAAAGTCGCTGATCCTGGTGCGACCCCTGTCGAGCCAGATCTCTCGGCGCTTGACACTGTGCTCGAGGTGGCTGCCCTCTCAGAAGTGGTCAAGGACCATAATGACCAGGCTCGTAGGCACGAAGAGCTTACGGAATTAAGGAAGGCGATTGTGCTGGATCACATCGTCGGATCGCAAAGCCAAACTTTCCGTGAATTGGAGAAACAATCAGCGGATGCTGAAGAAGCGCACGATGGCGCCCTGGAGGCTGCCAGGATGGCCGAGCGCGGGTTAGAGAGAGTGCGCCAGGAACGGTTCACTACGATAGAGATGGCTGAAACTCTCACCCGTGACCTAGCGCGCGTCTACGGGAAGAACCACCTTAACATCGCCGTGAGTGATGATGGCAGGTCGTACAGATGTCGTCGTGGGGACGCGGATGGGACGCATCTCAGCGAGGGTGAGCGGACCACGCTGTCTCTGCTGTACTTTCTGCGGAATCTCGAGGATCAGCAGGAGCGTGGCGTTGATCCCAGTCAACGCATTGTCGTCATCGACGATCCGTCAAGTTCCCTCGACCGTGAATCCCTCTTCGCTACCCACCAGTGGCTAGTTAGCGCCCTCAAAGATTTCGGACAATACATAATCCTGACTCACGATTTCAGTCTACTTCGCCTGTTCATCTTGTCTCATAAGAGTAAGTGGAATGCGTCTGCTAAGGCGATCGAAAAAGGTGACGCGGATGAAATCCGATTTCCGCGTGTCGCGTTTCGTGAGATCTTCGGTACTACGAACGACGGAAAGCGCACAACGAAGGTTGGCCAACTTCCGGACCTGTTGCGCAGCAGCACCTCGGAGTACGCTTACCTCTTCTCCATGGTCATGATGGGTGTGCAAGACGCGGACGATCACGAACGGCTGTTCTTGCTGCCCAACGCGGCTCGGCGCGTGATAGAGACCTTTGCGAGCTACAAGGCGCCGCATCGGCCGAACTTCCTTCAGCAGTTGGAAGCGCTCGTGCAGGTCGACCCGAACGAGCGATATCGGGATGTGTACGACTTTTGCAATCGATTCTCTCACGGAGAGGGCGGTGAGACGGTGGGGATGCTTGACGCCAGAGCTGTGCATGGTCATATCCGGCGTTGCATGGAGTTTTTGCGATCCGTCGACAACGATCATTTCGTGAGAATGTGTGAGGCGGTCAAAGTGGATCCCAAGGTGCTCGCGTAGGTAGGCGTTCGACTGTTCTATGGAGTGGCCGGGTGCAAGTCACTAAATCGACTGGAGGAATTTCGCTGATTTCATTGCGGGACCGTTAGCGAGCTTGATGAAAACGTCACGATTCGGGCGAGCGGATATTTTTTGTCGATGGAATATTTGTCGCATGTAATTGTTTCCTGATTGCATGAAACGAATCAAAGCATTCAAGAGGCGAGTAAAAATGAATTGAGAGTTCGAAATCCTAGGGGGGCGCGTCGGGGCTCCTGACTTTAGTGCACCTGGTGGTTTCGCTCCAGTGGTCGCGTAGCGTCAAGTCTGCGAGGGGCTATTCGAATCTGAGCGCTGATCCCTTTGGGGTAGACTCGGCATTGAGTGCCGTGTTAACTGACAGCTCACCGGGTTATACGTGAACGTATGGATTGTGTGGAGTTGGGAAATTTCGTCCCCTCTGTGAACGGCTACGGACGCGTCGGACAGTCGTGCCTGCGCTGCCAGGCGAAGGGTCGCGACGGTGTAATCGTGCGCGAGCAGTTCATAAACTGGTCGTCGTACCGGTGTTCCGTGTGCCAGCGCCGCCCCCGTCGCGCGCGGTACTGGGCTCCCTCCGCCCCGCCCCGCTCCGCCCCGCCCGGCCCGCTGAGACCGCACTTCTGCAGTCCATCAGCCCTGATCGGCTGCACGACTGCGGCGTCAACGCCGTCCGGGACCTCTGTCGTGCAGAGGCCGCACATCTACAGGTAATCAGAACCGATGGGTTGAGCTGGTGCGGCGTCAGAGTCCTGCGGGCGCCGCAGCGGACCACTCGGTGACGGCGGCACAGAGCCCGTTCATCCGCTCAGCGTGCTGCGGGGGTGGAATGTTCACTCTTCTCTGCGTCCCA is from Kocuria palustris and encodes:
- a CDS encoding ATP-dependent DNA helicase RecG gives rise to the protein MSPRKGSRGSASGPEAPASSVDRGDLDRSLAEVLGASSAKAFEKHLGIVSIGQLLEHFPRRLVPRGELTSFSELRLDEHATLVAEVLRVSTRRMRSRSGSITEVVITDRSSDSGPDLLAESTGATMTLSFFNAWTASRDLTSGTHALFSGKVSQYRGELTMANPHYAPLDPDDDVDAADALDSAGRPVPVYPAVAKLTSDRIAQAVQLCLAAVDWSTVPDPLPLEVAREHRYSDLASAYQAMHRPADEQEWHRAKARFRHTEALVLQAALLRRRQAVAQRRAPELTGAEGVLQEGFARRLGFELTASQQEVGQQIAADLGQVHPMNRLLQGDVGSGKTVVALRAMLQAVDSGAQAALLAPTEVLAAQHHASIVRALGPLGAAGTLEGDPQGTRVVLLTGSMPAAARKQALLEIVTGEAGIVIGTHALLSETVQFLRLGLVVVDEQHRFGVQQRDRLRETGADEVPHLLVMTATPIPRTVAMTVFGDLDVSVLEGLPAGRQPIDTHVVGLLEHPAWERRIMARAAEEIAAGRQVYMVAPKIGADDEVPPFSLAGSAADEKAAEAMVSTTWLELLVQRAPELEQARVAVLHGRLDAAQKTETMEAFAAGEIDLLICTTVVEVGVDVPNATLMVIVDADRFGISQLHQLRGRIGRGAHRSTCLLVTRRDPEHPSRERIAAVAATTDGFELAQADLAQRREGDILGDAQSGGRSTLRLLRAVDDAGVIERARREAQAVLTADPGLEQHPQLLAAIRAALDEDTEKYLERG
- the rsmD gene encoding 16S rRNA (guanine(966)-N(2))-methyltransferase RsmD, giving the protein MTRIIAGAAGGTRLASVPGTGTRPTTDRVKESLFSRLDAWGMLDDARVLDLFAGSGALGCECASRGAREVVLVEKHPRAVSVCRVNAETVNRALGSQRVRCERGSVHGYASAHEGPWDLVLADPPYPLGEAELSEVLSLLSGKLGPGGVVVIERSSRSPEPAWPQGLRRLESSRHGETMLWFAEADDPS
- a CDS encoding UDP-glucose dehydrogenase family protein yields the protein MRITVLGTGYLGATHAASLAEMGYEVLGVDIDPAKLESLSAGVLPFHEPELPQLLRKHVESGRLRFTSDYEEAGAFGDVHFIGVGTPQRPGAFAADMSFVDSAVEQISRHLTRDAVIAGKSTVPVGTARRLRELARENAPEGIEVDLVWNPEFLREGHSVEDTLHPDRMVIGLPGHGSADPQEREQAQRLESLMREVYAPQLAEGIPLIVTDYETSELVKVAANSFLATKISFINSLSELTEAVGGDIRTLADAIGMDERIGRKFLNAGVGFGGGCLPKDIRALRARASELGLDQSVRFLAEVDDINTRRREHTVGVITDMLDGSVMGREIAVLGAAFKPESDDVRDSPALDIAARLHSIGADVHVYDPKANENAAKRYPRVDYASSLIQAVARAEVVVLLTEWDEFRRMTPQDLAPLVRRRQILDGRNVLDPQQWIDADWTYRALGRKG
- a CDS encoding aminotransferase class I/II-fold pyridoxal phosphate-dependent enzyme, whose translation is MSLPQTDSPDLPWHDLARGAGLMQDSGALRSTIFDETSVLARAHGAVNLGQGFPDADGPTAMIEAAAEALRSGLNQYSPERGLPELREAIAAQQLATQSRELDPHTQVVVTAGAAEALAASLLSILRPGDEVVVLEPHYDLYAAIVAFAGGVLRPVALRPPHFTVDPDELRAAFSERTAVVLVNDPHNPTGTVLSPQTAAEIGRLALEHDAVILTDEVYEHLRYDGDHVSLAAGARSSLLEEPLAQQVRERTLVVSSASKSLQVTGWRIGWVSGPADLMSGVSAVKTYLSHSAAAPLQKAVAAGLRDLQTWGQTLAAEQAQRSALVGQALRDLGLQVAQPSGSYYVVADFSPLFDRYGATTSAEMSRALIERAGLALLPLSAFAAPENQELYAGWMRVAACKRESTLQEGMDRLAAALR
- the coaD gene encoding pantetheine-phosphate adenylyltransferase, with product MTENPAPATAAPEQTPSSGRRAVCVGSFDPIHLGHVGIIERAARLFDEVIVAVADNPNKTHRFPIGQRVQLVEQSLGSSSGRVTVEPLGGGLLAQYVTGRGAVAVVKGLRSGQDFDYELPMAGMNRSLTRMETVFLAAAPELAHVSSSLVKEVHGFGGDVSAFVTPEVLAALDGTRDAIG